The Vanessa atalanta chromosome 2, ilVanAtal1.2, whole genome shotgun sequence genome has a segment encoding these proteins:
- the LOC125075989 gene encoding DNA polymerase alpha catalytic subunit has protein sequence MADSLAGQRAKRQKVDKHGRMTALEKLKLLKGKGSKHKYDVDEMENVYDTVDETEYSERVLQRQEDDWIEDDGTGYVEDGREIFDDDDGIDDTYVATSKESGRGQKRKAKVAPPSGKGNIRNLLGAMPTKKKEDVKISEDNILSDIMSDLDGCTSSAIKPKSFMPSTNIIESNKKEAQNYFKNLSSSVKKPAPVVKVEETDTYKKETNDQNSLLEKQSNGHIAKKSEWNIDKEIKKELEDSATQNIEEFQTQEINFDDDFSNDAALCAVPEVKEETPTVSNTITDVAEEFLNEDFEIFPTKKEPKELKPLSSNWADQNQNQVVSTVQTDGQLPLQTNKDGEKVLKFYWLDAWEDRFVKPGVVYLFGKVYVNPANKKAGCTSCCLVIKNVDRQLFLLPREYKLDPITLEPTDQEVTMMDVYQEFNSTGASELGLKNFKSRKVTKNYCFNLPDIPAQCDYLEVKYSAALPPPPIGKKYSTFSHIFGTNTSSLETFLLDRKVKGPCWLEVKQVENVQAKVSWCKLEATCEKMEQVNVIRDDNDLEPPPIVIATLNMRTATDPKTNKTKILMLSCLAHNSFQIHKPSPNPPFHQHFCVMTKCNDIWPLDLKQNLPQYKATRLTKCESERELLNFFMVQFWKLDPDLVVGHDLQGFQQDLLIGNILDLRIPNWSRLGRLKRSVAPQRKYAAKDAFLGRLVCDIKLSAMELIRARSFDLDTLCVNVLKMKEGDRVDVALEDLPRYYESTNDLLQLVTLSMQDASYILKIMCELNVVPLALQITQIAGNVMSRTLMGGRSERNEYLLLHAFNEKNYIVPDKVYGKKVVVDDADGDEQEEAGSNNVPKKQGKKKAAYSGGLVLDPKKGFYDKLILLMDFNSLYPSIIQEYNICFTTIKRKNGTVLDDDINNLVLPGPNTDFGILPTQIRKLVESRREVKKLMKSPDLPPEQYMQYNIRQMGLKLTANSMYGCLGFTHSRFYAKPLAALVTMKGREILMDTKEIVQKLNYDVVYGDTDSLMINTNCLDYDYVFKIGNDLKREINKKYKQIELDIDGVFKYLLLLKKKKYAAVIISKNKTGEFTFTQEHKGLDIVRRDWSQLAAEAGKFILSQILSEQTADERLESIQNHLNKLKDDLVSSKMPLSLLTITKQLTKNPNEYADKNSQPHVQVALRLNAKNSRRFKKGDIVPYIICEDGTANSPTQRAYHIEELKNSEHLKVDYKYYLAHQLHPVISRICEPIEGMDPARVADCLGLDPSGYRQIIKKENSNTETYEVENDYEKYRHCKEFLFVCVNENCKNENRVRETFVKLDKENITFLEKCQNPKCSVKPVDYVACIQNQLTLQMRQYHNQYYAGWLSCEDPACGYRTVRLPQTFAGGYPLCRQCEKGVMFRDYTEKDLYLQINFFHFLFDVNKNNTSKTKISAQVITAFQVLKETVEDILAHSAYSIINLSKLFRFFRLDNKNGSNVKSEPVEIDIMPETEHIDALMEMGTY, from the exons atggcAGACTCTTTAG CTGGTCAGAGAGCTAAAAGGCAAAAAGTTGATAAACATGGTCGTATGACGGCTTTAGAAAAGCTGAAATTACTTAAAGGAAAGGGCtcaaaacataaatatgatGTGGACGAAATGGAGAACGTTTACGATACGGTCGACGAGACAGAATATAGTGAGCGAGTTTTGCAGCGTCAAGAAGATGACTGGATCGAAGATG ATGGCACTGGATATGTGGAAGATGGCAGAGAAATTTTTGATGACGATGATGGAATTGATGATACATATGTGGCAACTAGTAAGGAATCTGGTCGGGGACAAAAGAGAAAAGCCAAAGTAGCACCACCATCAGGGAAAGGCAATATAAGAAATCTCTTAGGAGCCATGCCAACTAAGAAAAAGGAG GATGTAAAAATATCAGAAGACAACATTTTATCAGACATCATGTCAGATTTGGATGGATGTACATCATCTGCAATCAAACCAAAGTCCTTCATGCCAAGCACTAATATTATTGAATCAAACAAAAAAGAAGCACAAAACTACTTCAAAAACTTATCAAGTTCAGTAAAAAAACCTGCTCCAGTTGTTAAAGTTGAGGAAACtgatacatataaaaaagaaacaaat GATCAAAATAGTCTATTAGAAAAACAATCAAATGGTCACATAGCAAAGAAATCTGAATGGAATATagataaagaaataaagaaagaatTGGAAGATTCTGCAACTCAGAACATAGAAGAGTTTCAGacacaagaaataaattttgatgatGATTTTAGCAATGATGCTGCTTTGTGTGCCGTTCCTGAAGTCAAAGAAGAGACTCCAACTGTCTCTAACACTATAACAGATGTAGCTGAGGAATTTTTGAATgaagattttgaaatatttccaaCTAAAAAGGAACCTAAGGAATTAAAACCTTTGAGCAGCAATTGGGCTGATCAGAATCAAAATCAAGTGGTTTCCACTGTTCAAACCGATGGCCAACTTCCACTCCAAACTAACAAAGATGGAGAAAAAGTTCTCAAATTTTATTGGCTAGATGCTTGGGAAGATAGATTCGTTAAACCTGGAGTTGTGTATCTATTTGGTAAAGTGTATGTGAATCCAGCAAACAAGAAGGCCGGTTGTACTTCTTGCTGCTtggttataaaaaatgttgaccGTCAGTTGTTTCTTCTTCCAAGGGAATAT aaattagatCCCATAACATTGGAACCCACAGACCAAGAAGTCACAATGATGGATGTGTACCAAGAATTTAACAGCACAGGGGCCAGTGAGTTGGgcttaaaaaattttaaatctagGAAAGTCACTAAAAATTACTGCTTCAATCTGCCCGACATACCTGCACAGTGTGACTATTTAGAAGTGAAATATTCT gctGCATTACCACCACCCCCAATAGGAAAGAAATATTCAACATTTTCTCACATATTTGGCACAAATACTTCATCTTTGGAGACATTTTTACTCGATAGAAAGGTCAAAGGTCCCTGTTGGTTAGAAGTGAAGCAGGTTGAAAATGTCCAAGCTAAAGTGTCATGGTGTAAGCTAGAGGCTACTTGTGAGAAAATGGAGCAAGTTAATGTGATAAGAGATGATAATGATCTTGAACCACCACCAATTGTTATTGCTACA ctaAATATGCGTACTGCGACTGatccaaaaacaaataaaacaaaaattttgatgTTGAGCTGTTTAGCTCACAATTCCTTTCAAATACATAAGCCATCACCAAATCCACCATTTCATCAGCACTTCTGtg TAATGACGAAATGTAATGACATATGGCCACTTGATCTCAAACAAAACTTACCACAGTACAAGGCAACAAGACTGACCAAATGTGAATCGGAAAGAGAACTTCTAAACTTTTTTATGGTACAGTTTTGGAAATTAGACCCAGACTTAGTTGTGGGTCATGATTTGCAAGGCTTTCAACAGGACTTGCTAATTGGTAacatcttagatttacgtattccgaATTGGTCTCGCCTAGGACGTCTTAAGAGATCAGTTGCACCTCAGAGAAAATATGCAGCCAAAGACGCATTTTTAGGAAGACTGGTGTGCGATATAAAACTTTCTGCCATGGAACTAATACGAGCCCGAAGTTTTGACTTAGATACACTATGTGTAAATGTTCTTAAAATGAAAGAAGGTGATCGCGTCGATGTAGCCCTCGAGGACTTACCTCGTTACTATGAAAGTACTAATGATCTTCTGCAACTTGTAACACTAAGTATGCAGGATGCTTCctacatattaaaaatcatgTGTGAACTTAATGTAGTACCCTTAGCATTACAAATTACTCAAATAGCTGGTAATGTAATGTCTAGGACTCTAATGGGCGGAAGATCTGAAAGAAATGAGTATTTATTGCTACATGCTTTTAATGAAAAGAACTATATTGTACCGGATAAAGTTTATGGAAAAAAAGTAGTAGTTGACGATGCAGATGGGGATGAACAAGAAGAAGCAGGCTCTAATAATGTACCAAAAAAACAAGGTAAAAAGAAAGCTGCATATTCAGGAGGTCTCGTTCTTGATcctaaaaaaggtttttatgatAAACTAATTCTTCTGATGGACTTTAACTCTTTGTACCCAAGTATTATTCAAGAATACAATATTTGCTTTACAAcaattaaaaggaaaaatgGAACAGTACTTGATGACGATATAAATAACCTTGTTTTGCCTGGTCCAAATACTGATTTTGGCATCCTCCCAACTCAGATTAGAAAGCTTGTGGAAAGCAGACGGGAagtaaaaaaactaatgaaatcaCCAGACTTGCCACCAGAACAGTACATGCAATATAACATACGGCAAATGGGTTTAAAACTCACGGCTAATTCTATGTATGGATGTCTGGGTTTCACACATTCCAGGTTTTATGCCAAACCACTAGCAGCCTTAGTTACTATGAAGGGTAGAGAAATTCTAATGGATACAAAAGAAATTGTACAAAAGCTAAATTATGACGTTGTATATGGGGACACAGATAGTTTGATGATAAATACTAACTGTTTAGATTATGACTATGTTTTTAAGATTGGTAATGATCTAAAAAGAgagattaacaaaaaatacaaacagaTTGAATTGGACATTGATggagtatttaaatatctacttcttttaaaaaaaaagaaatatgctGCTGTAATAATTAGTAAGAATAAAACTGGTGAATTCACATTTACCCAAGAGCATAAGGGATTAGATATTGTTAGACGTGATTGGTCACAATTGGCAGCGGAAGCTGGCAAATTTATACTAAGCCAAATACTTTCCGAACAAACAGCCGACGAGAGACTTGAAAGTattcaaaatcatttaaataaattgaaggaTGATTTAGTGAGTAGCAAAATGCCATTATCCTTATTAACTATCACAAAACAACTTACCAAAAATCCAAATGAATATGCTGATAAAAACTCTCAACCACATGTCCAAGTAGCATTGAGGTTGAATGCTAAAAATAGTAGAAGATTTAAAAAAGGTGACATAGTACCATACATAATTTGTGAAGATGGGACTGCTAACTCACCAACACAAAGAGCTTACCATATAGAAGAGTTGAAAAACTCTGAACATCTTAAAGTGGATTACAAGTATTACTTAGCACATCAACTTCACCCCGTCATATCACGTATATGCGAACCAATAGAAGGCATGGATCCGGCGCGAGTCGCCGACTGTCTTGGTCTGGACCCTTCAGGTTAtcgacaaattattaaaaaagaaaactcaaACACTGAAACATACGAGGTTGAAAACGACTATGAAAAGTACAGACATTGCAAGGAgtttttgtttgtgtgtgtaaaCGAAAActgtaaaaatgaaaatagagTTAGAGAAACATTTGTCAAATTggacaaagaaaatataacgtTTTTAGAAAAATGTCAAAATCCTAAATGTTCCGTAAAACCAGTTGATTACGTGGCTTGTATTCAAAACCAATTGACTTTACAAATGCGGCAGTACCATAACCAGTATTATGCAGGCTGGTTATCCTGTGAAGATCCAGCTTGCGGATACCGCACGGTTCGTCTTCCTCAAACATTTGCTGGTGGCTATCCTTTATGTAGACAGTGTGAAAAGGGGGTTATGTTCAGAGATTACACTGAAAAAGATTTATATCTTCAGATtaacttttttcattttttatttgatgtcaataaaaataatacatcaa AAACTAAAATATCTGCACAAGTCATTACTGCATTTCAAGTTTTAAAAGAGACTGTTGAAGATATCCTGGCACACTCAGCCTACTCTATAATTAACTTATCAAAGTTGTTTAGATTTTTCCGTCtagataataaaaatggaaGCAATGTTAAGTCAGAACCTGTGGAAATTGATATCATGCCAGAAACTGAACACATTGATGCTTTAATGGAAATGGGGACCTACTAG
- the LOC125070313 gene encoding DNA replication licensing factor Mcm7 isoform X2, with product MAMRDYTADKETFKNFFIDFCQTDDEGRKFFKYSEQLSKVAHREQVAFVVDLDDLHETNEELAEAVIKNTRRYTNMVSDVVYEMLPDFKNKEAVAKDVLDVYIEHRIMLEARNHRIPGEMRDPRNRYPPELIRRFEVCFKDMSTSKSVPIRDVKAEHIGKLVTVRGIVTRCTDVKPLLIVATYSCSACGAETYQPVRSLQFTPPPACSADECRLNKTAGQLHLQTRGSRFQKFQELKIQEHSDQVPVGHIPRQLSVYCRGECTRRAQPGDHVAVTGIFLPLLNAGFKQIMQGLLSDTYLEAHGVTCLNQSEEGETAEPLTEEELAELADEDLYSRMARSLAPEIYGHEDVKKALLLLLVGGVDKRPNGMKIRGNINICLMGDPGVAKSQLLNYIDRLAPRSQYTTGRGSSGVGLTAAVLKDPFTGEMMLEGGALVLADQGVCCIDEFDKMAENDRTAIHEVMEQQTISIAKAGIMTCLNARVSILAAANPAYGRYNPKRTIEQNIQLPAALLSRFDLLWLIRDKPDREKDLELAKHIAYVHQHCAQPAGSSRALRMRLVRRYLALTRRKQPVVPTHLADYIVSSYVELRREARNARDVTFTSARNLLAILRLSTALARLRLSDVVEKEDVSEAIRLVEMSKQSLQHVDDNVQRGISATDRIFAVVRDLAGSNKTVKIADVIERCVDKGFKPDQVDACIEEYENLNVWQVNQVRTKITFM from the exons ATGGCTATGCGTGATTATACGGCTGATAAAG aaaCATTCAAAAATTTCTTCATTGACTTTTGCCAGACCGATGATGAGGGCcgcaaattttttaaatactctgAACAGCTTTCTAAAGTAGCCCATAGGGAACAG GTAGCTTTCGTAGTGGACTTGGATGACTTACATGAAACAAATGAAGAATTGGCAGAAGCtgtgattaaaaatacaagACGATATACTAACATGGTCTCTGATGTTGTCTACGAGATGCTtcctgattttaaaaataaagag GCTGTTGCTAAGGATGTACTGGATGTGTATATTGAGCACAGAATAATGCTGGAAGCAAGGAATCATAGAATTCCTGGTGAGATGAGAGACCCAAGGAATAGATACCCTCCAGAACTTATAAGACGATT tgaaGTATGCTTCAAGGATATGTCTACGTCTAAATCAGTCCCAATAAGAGATGTAAAGGCTGAACACATTGGAAAACTTGTTACAGTCAGAG gTATAGTAACTCGTTGCACAGATGTCAAGCCTCTATTAATAGTAGCAACTTACTCATGTAGTGCTTGTGGAGCTGAGACATACCAGCCAGTTCGATCCTTGCAGTTCACTCCACCGCCTGCTTGCAGTGCTGATGAGTGCAGACTCAATAAAACAGCTGGCCAGTTACATTTACAAACTAGAGGATCGAGGTTCCAAAAGTTTCAGGAGTTAAAGATACAGGAACAT TCTGACCAGGTCCCGGTGGGGCACATCCCGCGCCAGCTGTCGGTGTACTGCCGCGGCGAGTGCACGCGGCGCGCGCAGCCCGGCGACCACGTGGCCGTCACTGGTATTTTCCTGCCGCTGCTCAATGCTGGCTTTAAACAAATTATGCAGGGGTTGCTCTCCGACACATATCTAGAAGCTCAT GGCGTCACTTGTTTAAATCAAAGCGAGGAAGGAGAAACGGCGGAACCGCTAACTGAAGAAGAATTAGCGGAGCTTGCTGATGAAGATTTGTACTCGAGAATGGCGCGTAGTTTGGCGCCTGAGATTTACGGTCATGAAGATGTTAAAAAAGCCTTATTGTTGTTGCTTGTGGGGGGTGTCGATAA GCGTCCTAATGGTATGAAAATTCGTGGTAATATCAACATTTGCCTGATGGGTGATCCTGGTGTTGCCAAGTCGCAGTTGCTGAACTATATTGACAGACTAGCTCCCCGCAGCCAATATACTACTGGACGAGGATCATCAGGTGTTGGTCTTACTGCTGCTGTATTGAAG GACCCATTTACTGGGGAGATGATGTTAGAAGGGGGAGCATTGGTGCTGGCGGATCAAGGTGTTTGTTGCATTGACGAATTCGACAAGATGGCGGAGAACGACCGCACAGCCATACACGAGGTCATGGAGCAGCAGACCATCAGTATTGCTAAG GCGGGCATCATGACGTGCCTGAACGCGCGCGTGTCGATCCTGGCGGCCGCCAACCCCGCCTACGGCCGCTACAACCCCAAGCGCACCATCGAGCAGAACATCCAGCTGCCCGCCGCGCTGCTGTCCCGGTTCGACCTGCTGTGGCTCATACGGGACAAGCCCGACAG GGAGAAGGACCTGGAGCTGGCCAAGCACATCGCGTACGTGCACCAGCACTGCGCGCAGCCGGCCGGCAGCTCGCGCGCGCTGCGCATGCGCCTCGTGCGGCGCTACCTCGCGCTCACGCGCCGCAAGCAGCCCGTCGTGCCCACGCACCTCGCCGACTACATCGTCT CGTCTTATGTAGAACTACGTAGAGAAGCTCGTAACGCCCGCGACGTCACATTCACTTCGGCCAGAAACTTGTTAGCTATACTGCGTCTGTCCACCGCGCTGGCGAGGCTCAG gtTGTCAGACGTGGTCGAAAAAGAGGACGTTTCAGAAGCGATACGACTCGTAGAGATGTCGAAACAATCGCTTCAACACGTAGACGACAATGTGCAGag AGGTATAAGTGCGACGGACCGCATATTCGCAGTCGTGCGCGACCTCGCCGGCTCCAACAAGACCGTGAAGATCGCCGACGTCATCGAACGCTGTGTGGACAAGGGCTTCAAGCCCGATCAG GTGGATGCTTGTATCGAGGAGTATGAGAATCTTAATGTTTGGCAAGTGAACCAAGTTAGAACTAAAATCACCTTTATGTGA
- the LOC125070313 gene encoding DNA replication licensing factor Mcm7 isoform X1 has protein sequence MAMRDYTADKETFKNFFIDFCQTDDEGRKFFKYSEQLSKVAHREQVAFVVDLDDLHETNEELAEAVIKNTRRYTNMVSDVVYEMLPDFKNKEAVAKDVLDVYIEHRIMLEARNHRIPGEMRDPRNRYPPELIRRFEVCFKDMSTSKSVPIRDVKAEHIGKLVTVRGIVTRCTDVKPLLIVATYSCSACGAETYQPVRSLQFTPPPACSADECRLNKTAGQLHLQTRGSRFQKFQELKIQEHSDQVPVGHIPRQLSVYCRGECTRRAQPGDHVAVTGIFLPLLNAGFKQIMQGLLSDTYLEAHGVTCLNQSEEGETAEPLTEEELAELADEDLYSRMARSLAPEIYGHEDVKKALLLLLVGGVDKRPNGMKIRGNINICLMGDPGVAKSQLLNYIDRLAPRSQYTTGRGSSGVGLTAAVLKDPFTGEMMLEGGALVLADQGVCCIDEFDKMAENDRTAIHEVMEQQTISIAKAGIMTCLNARVSILAAANPAYGRYNPKRTIEQNIQLPAALLSRFDLLWLIRDKPDREKDLELAKHIAYVHQHCAQPAGSSRALRMRLVRRYLALTRRKQPVVPTHLADYIVCECSVASYVELRREARNARDVTFTSARNLLAILRLSTALARLRLSDVVEKEDVSEAIRLVEMSKQSLQHVDDNVQRGISATDRIFAVVRDLAGSNKTVKIADVIERCVDKGFKPDQVDACIEEYENLNVWQVNQVRTKITFM, from the exons ATGGCTATGCGTGATTATACGGCTGATAAAG aaaCATTCAAAAATTTCTTCATTGACTTTTGCCAGACCGATGATGAGGGCcgcaaattttttaaatactctgAACAGCTTTCTAAAGTAGCCCATAGGGAACAG GTAGCTTTCGTAGTGGACTTGGATGACTTACATGAAACAAATGAAGAATTGGCAGAAGCtgtgattaaaaatacaagACGATATACTAACATGGTCTCTGATGTTGTCTACGAGATGCTtcctgattttaaaaataaagag GCTGTTGCTAAGGATGTACTGGATGTGTATATTGAGCACAGAATAATGCTGGAAGCAAGGAATCATAGAATTCCTGGTGAGATGAGAGACCCAAGGAATAGATACCCTCCAGAACTTATAAGACGATT tgaaGTATGCTTCAAGGATATGTCTACGTCTAAATCAGTCCCAATAAGAGATGTAAAGGCTGAACACATTGGAAAACTTGTTACAGTCAGAG gTATAGTAACTCGTTGCACAGATGTCAAGCCTCTATTAATAGTAGCAACTTACTCATGTAGTGCTTGTGGAGCTGAGACATACCAGCCAGTTCGATCCTTGCAGTTCACTCCACCGCCTGCTTGCAGTGCTGATGAGTGCAGACTCAATAAAACAGCTGGCCAGTTACATTTACAAACTAGAGGATCGAGGTTCCAAAAGTTTCAGGAGTTAAAGATACAGGAACAT TCTGACCAGGTCCCGGTGGGGCACATCCCGCGCCAGCTGTCGGTGTACTGCCGCGGCGAGTGCACGCGGCGCGCGCAGCCCGGCGACCACGTGGCCGTCACTGGTATTTTCCTGCCGCTGCTCAATGCTGGCTTTAAACAAATTATGCAGGGGTTGCTCTCCGACACATATCTAGAAGCTCAT GGCGTCACTTGTTTAAATCAAAGCGAGGAAGGAGAAACGGCGGAACCGCTAACTGAAGAAGAATTAGCGGAGCTTGCTGATGAAGATTTGTACTCGAGAATGGCGCGTAGTTTGGCGCCTGAGATTTACGGTCATGAAGATGTTAAAAAAGCCTTATTGTTGTTGCTTGTGGGGGGTGTCGATAA GCGTCCTAATGGTATGAAAATTCGTGGTAATATCAACATTTGCCTGATGGGTGATCCTGGTGTTGCCAAGTCGCAGTTGCTGAACTATATTGACAGACTAGCTCCCCGCAGCCAATATACTACTGGACGAGGATCATCAGGTGTTGGTCTTACTGCTGCTGTATTGAAG GACCCATTTACTGGGGAGATGATGTTAGAAGGGGGAGCATTGGTGCTGGCGGATCAAGGTGTTTGTTGCATTGACGAATTCGACAAGATGGCGGAGAACGACCGCACAGCCATACACGAGGTCATGGAGCAGCAGACCATCAGTATTGCTAAG GCGGGCATCATGACGTGCCTGAACGCGCGCGTGTCGATCCTGGCGGCCGCCAACCCCGCCTACGGCCGCTACAACCCCAAGCGCACCATCGAGCAGAACATCCAGCTGCCCGCCGCGCTGCTGTCCCGGTTCGACCTGCTGTGGCTCATACGGGACAAGCCCGACAG GGAGAAGGACCTGGAGCTGGCCAAGCACATCGCGTACGTGCACCAGCACTGCGCGCAGCCGGCCGGCAGCTCGCGCGCGCTGCGCATGCGCCTCGTGCGGCGCTACCTCGCGCTCACGCGCCGCAAGCAGCCCGTCGTGCCCACGCACCTCGCCGACTACATCGTCTGTGAGTGCTCCGTCG CGTCTTATGTAGAACTACGTAGAGAAGCTCGTAACGCCCGCGACGTCACATTCACTTCGGCCAGAAACTTGTTAGCTATACTGCGTCTGTCCACCGCGCTGGCGAGGCTCAG gtTGTCAGACGTGGTCGAAAAAGAGGACGTTTCAGAAGCGATACGACTCGTAGAGATGTCGAAACAATCGCTTCAACACGTAGACGACAATGTGCAGag AGGTATAAGTGCGACGGACCGCATATTCGCAGTCGTGCGCGACCTCGCCGGCTCCAACAAGACCGTGAAGATCGCCGACGTCATCGAACGCTGTGTGGACAAGGGCTTCAAGCCCGATCAG GTGGATGCTTGTATCGAGGAGTATGAGAATCTTAATGTTTGGCAAGTGAACCAAGTTAGAACTAAAATCACCTTTATGTGA